The sequence below is a genomic window from Candidatus Eisenbacteria bacterium.
AAGATGAGAATGAACGCCAGGCTCGGGTATGCGAGTGCGGCTGGCCGAAGCGCGGCGGCCGTTTTCGTCGCCACGAATACCTGCCTGACGACGAGAGTGAGGACCACGCCGATCACGATGCTGATCAGCCACGCCGGGAAAAACGACCCGAGGAT
It includes:
- a CDS encoding YtcA family lipoprotein; translation: MAPSVNILGSFFPAWLISIVIGVVLTLVVRQVFVATKTAAALRPAALAYPSLAFILIFATWLILFGG